In one window of Pseudomonas chlororaphis subsp. chlororaphis DNA:
- a CDS encoding ABC transporter substrate-binding protein, whose amino-acid sequence MKMLPLKAAIAAALLSVVAGVSAKPLVVCTEASPEGFDMVQYTTAVTADAVAETIFNRLVDFKPGTTDIEPALAESWEISPDGLIYTFHLRKGVKFHSTDYFKPTREMNADDVLWSFQRQLDPKHPWHDKSSVGFPYFESMGFKELLKSVEKTDDHTVVFTLTRREAPFLADVAMAFASIFPAEYADQLLKAGKPGELNSKPIGTGPFVFQRYAKDAQVRFKANPDYFRGKPPADALILAITTDNNVRLQKLKANECQVALYPKPDDIPSIKADTNLKVDDLAAMTVGYVALNTTKKYMSDPRVRQAINIAFDKEAYVNSLYGKGNAVVGTGPYPPTLLGFNTSLGNPARDLDKARALIKEAGVPEGTVFTLFTRNGGGPTNPNPLLGAQMMQYDLAKIGLKIDIRVMEWGEMLKRAKNGEHDMVSAGWAGDNGDPDNFLTPNLSCEAAKNGENYARWCNKAFQSLIDQARAESEPAKRTALYEQAQDIFDKEQPWIPMAYPKMFTAMRKNVEGYHQSPLTTNNFATTQVK is encoded by the coding sequence ATGAAAATGCTTCCCCTGAAAGCGGCCATCGCTGCCGCACTGCTGAGCGTCGTCGCAGGCGTCTCGGCCAAGCCCTTGGTGGTCTGTACCGAAGCCAGCCCGGAAGGCTTCGATATGGTCCAGTACACGACTGCAGTCACTGCCGACGCGGTGGCGGAAACCATCTTCAACCGCCTGGTGGACTTCAAGCCCGGCACCACGGACATCGAGCCGGCCCTGGCCGAGTCCTGGGAGATCAGCCCGGACGGCCTGATCTACACCTTCCACCTGCGCAAAGGCGTCAAGTTCCACAGCACCGATTACTTCAAGCCAACCCGTGAGATGAACGCCGACGACGTGCTCTGGAGCTTCCAGCGTCAGCTGGACCCGAAACACCCGTGGCATGACAAGTCCAGCGTGGGCTTCCCCTATTTCGAGAGCATGGGTTTCAAGGAACTGCTCAAAAGCGTCGAGAAAACCGACGACCACACCGTGGTCTTCACCCTGACCCGTCGCGAAGCACCGTTCCTGGCCGACGTGGCCATGGCCTTCGCCTCGATCTTCCCGGCCGAATACGCCGACCAGTTGCTCAAGGCCGGCAAGCCCGGCGAACTGAACAGCAAGCCGATCGGCACCGGCCCGTTCGTCTTCCAGCGCTACGCCAAGGACGCCCAGGTGCGGTTCAAGGCCAACCCGGACTACTTCCGTGGCAAGCCGCCGGCCGACGCGCTGATCCTGGCGATCACCACCGACAACAACGTGCGCCTGCAGAAGCTCAAGGCCAACGAGTGCCAGGTCGCCCTGTATCCGAAGCCGGACGACATCCCGAGCATCAAGGCCGACACCAACCTGAAGGTCGACGACCTGGCCGCCATGACCGTGGGCTACGTGGCCCTGAACACCACCAAGAAGTACATGAGCGACCCGCGTGTCCGTCAGGCCATCAACATCGCCTTCGACAAGGAAGCCTACGTCAATAGCCTGTACGGCAAGGGCAACGCGGTGGTCGGCACCGGCCCCTACCCGCCGACCCTGCTGGGCTTCAACACCAGCCTGGGCAACCCGGCCCGCGACCTGGACAAGGCCCGCGCCCTGATCAAGGAAGCCGGCGTGCCGGAAGGCACGGTCTTCACCCTGTTCACCCGCAACGGCGGTGGCCCGACCAACCCCAACCCGCTGCTCGGCGCACAGATGATGCAGTACGACCTGGCGAAGATCGGCCTCAAGATCGATATCCGCGTCATGGAATGGGGCGAGATGCTCAAGCGCGCCAAGAACGGCGAGCACGACATGGTTTCCGCCGGCTGGGCGGGGGATAACGGGGACCCGGACAACTTCCTGACCCCCAACCTCAGTTGCGAGGCCGCCAAAAACGGCGAAAACTACGCTCGCTGGTGCAATAAAGCGTTCCAGAGCCTGATCGATCAGGCCCGCGCCGAATCCGAGCCGGCCAAACGGACCGCACTCTATGAACAGGCCCAGGATATTTTCGACAAGGAACAACCCTGGATCCCCATGGCCTATCCGAAAATGTTCACGGCAATGCGCAAGAACGTCGAGGGCTACCACCAGAGTCCCCTGACCACCAACAACTTCGCTACCACCCAGGTGAAGTAG
- a CDS encoding OprD family porin has translation MKPSNTALLALAISSITAMAHAESVSQEFVPTELNGTSAQAEAKGFVEGQSLSGTTRNWYANELKRRDDRFSYNHNGQPTSTPRRINWVQGTILNYSSGFTEGTVGVSTEVAAYNAIALDRDRKDIAGKNNRTLTHSDGDAVGQWSKLGLANVKFRVSNTTLTAGRQNFSTPIVDVIGNRALPSSFEGVSLHSEEFNNLSFDLAGFDRVSPRTEQSLSKFRTEYSATGVETDKVYTAGVNYQPFKSLKTSLYGANVKDFWNQYYFGATHELGDSQVLSLTTGLNYYKTVDEGKKLMGEIDNDTYSLSLGLTHQAHSLTFSYQQVNGNEYFDYLHETNGIYLANSLLSDFNGPNEKSFQIAYGLNMAEYGVPGLKFNIYSARGWGIDGTHYRGTAYTDPGAQRGDLSLMDGETHYEYGIGASYAVQSGPLKATAIRATYTTHRASENQADGNINEFRLVTTIPFKIL, from the coding sequence ATGAAACCGAGCAACACCGCGTTACTGGCCCTGGCCATCAGCAGCATCACGGCCATGGCCCATGCGGAAAGCGTGAGTCAGGAATTCGTTCCGACCGAGCTGAACGGCACCAGCGCCCAGGCGGAGGCCAAGGGCTTCGTCGAAGGCCAGAGCCTGTCGGGCACGACCCGCAACTGGTACGCCAACGAGCTGAAGCGTCGTGACGACCGCTTCTCCTACAACCACAACGGCCAGCCGACTTCGACCCCACGCCGGATCAACTGGGTCCAGGGCACCATCCTCAACTACAGCTCGGGCTTCACCGAAGGTACTGTCGGGGTCAGCACCGAGGTGGCCGCCTACAACGCCATCGCGCTGGATCGTGACCGCAAGGACATCGCCGGCAAGAACAACCGTACCCTGACCCACTCCGACGGCGACGCTGTCGGCCAGTGGAGCAAACTGGGCCTGGCCAACGTCAAGTTCCGCGTCTCCAACACCACCCTGACCGCCGGTCGCCAGAACTTCAGCACGCCGATCGTCGACGTCATCGGCAACCGTGCCCTGCCTTCGAGTTTCGAAGGTGTGAGCCTGCACAGCGAAGAGTTCAACAACCTGTCGTTCGATCTGGCCGGTTTCGATCGCGTTTCGCCGCGTACCGAACAGAGCCTGTCGAAATTCCGCACCGAGTATTCCGCCACTGGCGTGGAAACCGACAAGGTCTACACCGCAGGTGTGAACTACCAGCCGTTCAAGAGCCTGAAAACCAGCCTGTATGGCGCCAACGTCAAAGACTTCTGGAACCAGTACTACTTCGGCGCCACCCACGAGCTGGGTGACAGCCAGGTACTGAGCCTGACCACCGGCCTGAACTACTACAAGACCGTCGACGAAGGTAAGAAGTTGATGGGCGAGATCGACAACGACACCTACTCGCTGTCGCTCGGCCTGACTCACCAGGCCCACAGCCTGACCTTCTCCTACCAGCAAGTGAACGGTAACGAGTACTTCGACTACCTGCATGAAACCAACGGTATCTACCTGGCCAACTCCCTGCTCTCGGACTTCAACGGCCCGAACGAGAAGTCCTTCCAGATCGCCTACGGTCTGAACATGGCCGAATACGGCGTGCCAGGCCTGAAGTTCAACATCTACTCGGCACGCGGCTGGGGCATCGACGGTACCCACTACCGCGGCACCGCCTACACCGACCCAGGCGCCCAGCGCGGCGACCTGAGCCTAATGGATGGCGAAACCCACTACGAATACGGTATTGGCGCGTCTTATGCAGTCCAGAGCGGTCCGCTGAAGGCAACCGCGATCCGGGCGACCTACACTACCCACCGCGCCAGTGAAAACCAGGCCGACGGCAACATCAACGAGTTCCGCCTGGTCACCACCATCCCGTTCAAGATTCTCTAA
- a CDS encoding ABC transporter substrate-binding protein, whose amino-acid sequence MRHSLVLSALLGTGLLTATSASLAAGNSLVFCSEGSPAGFDTAQYTTATDNDAAEPLYNRLAEFEKGATNVVPGLATRWDISADGLQYTFHLREGVKFHTTPYFKPTRDFNADDVLFTFNRMLDPEQPFRKAYPTEFPYFNGMSLNKNIAKVEKTGPLTVVMTLNSVDAAFIQNIAMSFAAILSAEYADQLLKAGKPSDINQKPIGTGPFVFKSYQKDSNIRYTANKQYWDPSRVKLDQLIFAINTDASVRVQKLKAGECQITLHPRPADVEALKKDPKLQLIEKPGFNLGYIAYNVRHKPFDQLEVRQALDMAVNKQGILNAVYQGAGQLAVNAMPPTQWSYDTSIKDAAYNPQKARELLKAAGVKEGTEITLWAMPVQRPYNPNAKLMAEMLQSDWGKIGLKVKIVSYEWGEYIKRTKNGEHDISLIGWTGDNGDPDNWLGTLYSCDAIGGNNYSMWCDPQYDKLIKQAKIVTDREQRTVLYQQAQQLLKQQVPITPVAHSTVNQPLSAKVEGFKVSPFGRNVFSGVSIDQ is encoded by the coding sequence ATGCGTCATTCCCTGGTTTTATCCGCCCTGCTGGGCACCGGTCTGTTGACCGCAACCTCCGCCAGCCTGGCGGCCGGCAACAGCCTGGTGTTCTGCTCCGAAGGCAGCCCGGCCGGTTTCGACACCGCGCAATACACCACCGCCACCGACAACGACGCGGCAGAGCCGCTGTACAACCGCCTGGCGGAGTTCGAAAAAGGCGCGACCAATGTGGTGCCGGGCCTGGCCACCCGCTGGGATATTTCCGCGGACGGCCTGCAGTACACCTTCCATCTGCGCGAGGGGGTGAAGTTCCATACCACGCCGTACTTCAAGCCGACGCGTGATTTCAACGCCGACGACGTGCTCTTCACCTTCAACCGCATGCTCGATCCCGAGCAGCCCTTCCGCAAGGCCTACCCCACCGAGTTTCCCTACTTCAACGGGATGAGCCTGAACAAGAACATCGCCAAGGTCGAGAAGACCGGGCCGTTGACCGTGGTGATGACCCTGAACTCGGTGGACGCCGCGTTCATCCAGAACATCGCCATGAGCTTCGCGGCGATTCTCTCGGCCGAATATGCCGACCAGTTGCTCAAGGCCGGCAAACCCAGCGACATCAACCAGAAGCCGATCGGCACCGGGCCGTTCGTGTTCAAGAGCTACCAGAAAGACTCGAACATCCGCTACACCGCCAACAAGCAGTACTGGGACCCGAGCCGGGTCAAGCTCGACCAGCTGATTTTCGCCATCAACACCGATGCCTCGGTGCGCGTGCAGAAACTCAAGGCCGGCGAATGCCAGATCACCCTGCACCCGCGGCCGGCCGATGTCGAAGCGCTGAAAAAAGACCCGAAACTGCAACTGATCGAAAAGCCCGGCTTCAACCTCGGCTACATCGCCTACAACGTTCGCCACAAGCCCTTCGACCAGCTCGAAGTGCGCCAGGCGCTGGACATGGCGGTGAACAAGCAGGGCATCCTCAACGCCGTGTACCAGGGCGCCGGCCAGCTGGCGGTCAACGCCATGCCGCCGACCCAGTGGTCCTACGACACCAGCATCAAGGACGCCGCCTACAACCCGCAAAAGGCCCGTGAGCTGCTCAAGGCCGCCGGGGTCAAGGAAGGCACGGAAATCACCCTCTGGGCCATGCCGGTGCAACGTCCCTACAACCCCAACGCCAAGCTGATGGCCGAAATGCTCCAGTCCGACTGGGGCAAGATCGGCCTGAAAGTGAAGATCGTCAGCTACGAATGGGGCGAGTACATCAAGCGCACCAAGAATGGCGAGCACGACATCAGCCTGATCGGCTGGACCGGCGACAACGGCGACCCGGACAACTGGCTCGGCACCCTGTACAGCTGCGACGCCATTGGCGGCAACAACTACTCCATGTGGTGCGACCCGCAGTACGACAAGCTGATCAAGCAGGCCAAGATCGTCACCGATCGCGAACAGCGCACGGTGCTCTACCAACAGGCCCAGCAGTTGCTCAAGCAGCAGGTACCGATCACCCCGGTCGCCCACTCGACGGTCAACCAGCCGTTGAGCGCCAAAGTCGAAGGATTCAAGGTCAGCCCCTTCGGCCGCAACGTGTTCTCGGGCGTCAGCATCGACCAATAA
- a CDS encoding ABC transporter substrate-binding protein, with amino-acid sequence MFKQAVIPLLVSAGLLASAPFAQAATNLVFCSEGSPAGFDPGQYTTGTDFDASAETLFNRLSQFERGGTAVVPGLATSWDISDDGLTYTFHLRDGVKFHTTPYFKPTRDFNADDVLFTFNRMLDKDMPFRKAYPTEFPYFTDMGMDTNITKVEKVDDKTVKFTLKTVDAAFIQNLAMSFASIQSAEYADQLLKEGKPGDINQKPIGTGPFVFKSYQKDSNIRYTGNKEYWKPEDVKIDNLIFAITTDPSVRIQKLKKNECQVTLFPRPADLKALGEDKTLKLPQQAGFNLGYIAYNVMPVLKGRTDANPLADLKVRQALDMAVNKQQIIDSVYQGAGQLAVNAMPPTQWSYDDTIKDAKYDPEKAKALLKEAGIKEGTQITLWAMPVQRPYNPNAKLMAEMLQSDWAKIGLKVNIVSYEWGEYIKRSKGGENQAMIIGWSGDNGDPDNWLGTLFGCDAMNGNNFSKWCDKPYDALIKQAKATPDVAKRTELYKQAQHLLKDQVPMTPIAHSTVFQPMRANVQDFKISPFGLNSFYGVSISK; translated from the coding sequence ATGTTCAAACAAGCAGTCATTCCGCTTTTAGTCAGCGCCGGCTTGCTCGCCAGCGCACCCTTCGCCCAAGCGGCGACTAACCTGGTGTTCTGCTCCGAAGGGAGCCCGGCCGGTTTCGACCCAGGCCAGTACACCACCGGAACCGACTTCGACGCCTCAGCAGAAACCCTGTTCAACCGTCTCAGCCAGTTCGAGCGTGGCGGCACCGCCGTCGTTCCTGGCCTGGCGACCAGTTGGGACATTTCCGACGATGGCCTGACCTACACCTTCCATCTGCGCGATGGGGTGAAGTTCCACACCACGCCGTATTTCAAGCCGACTCGTGATTTCAACGCCGACGACGTGCTCTTCACGTTCAACCGCATGCTCGACAAGGACATGCCGTTCCGCAAGGCGTACCCCACCGAATTCCCTTACTTCACCGACATGGGGATGGACACCAACATCACCAAGGTCGAGAAAGTCGACGACAAGACCGTCAAGTTCACCCTGAAAACCGTAGACGCCGCGTTCATCCAGAACCTGGCGATGAGCTTCGCCTCCATCCAGTCCGCCGAGTACGCCGACCAGCTGCTCAAGGAAGGCAAGCCGGGCGACATCAACCAGAAGCCGATCGGCACCGGGCCGTTCGTGTTCAAGAGCTACCAGAAAGACTCCAACATCCGTTACACCGGCAACAAGGAGTACTGGAAGCCTGAAGACGTGAAGATCGACAACCTGATCTTCGCCATCACCACCGACCCGTCGGTACGCATCCAGAAGCTGAAAAAGAACGAATGCCAGGTCACCCTGTTCCCGCGCCCGGCCGACCTCAAGGCCCTGGGCGAGGACAAGACCCTCAAGCTGCCGCAGCAAGCCGGCTTCAACCTCGGCTACATCGCCTACAACGTGATGCCTGTGCTCAAGGGTCGCACCGACGCCAACCCGCTGGCCGACCTCAAGGTCCGTCAGGCGCTGGACATGGCGGTGAACAAGCAGCAGATCATCGACTCGGTCTACCAGGGCGCGGGCCAGCTGGCGGTCAACGCCATGCCACCGACCCAGTGGTCCTATGACGACACCATCAAGGATGCCAAGTACGACCCCGAGAAAGCCAAGGCGCTGCTCAAGGAAGCCGGCATCAAGGAAGGCACCCAGATCACCCTGTGGGCCATGCCGGTGCAGCGTCCGTACAACCCGAACGCCAAGCTGATGGCTGAAATGCTGCAGTCCGACTGGGCGAAGATCGGCCTGAAGGTCAACATCGTCAGCTACGAATGGGGCGAGTACATCAAGCGTTCCAAGGGTGGCGAGAACCAGGCGATGATCATCGGCTGGAGCGGCGACAATGGTGACCCGGACAACTGGCTCGGCACCCTGTTCGGCTGCGACGCCATGAACGGCAACAACTTCTCCAAATGGTGCGACAAGCCGTACGACGCACTGATCAAGCAAGCCAAGGCCACCCCGGACGTGGCTAAACGCACCGAGCTGTACAAGCAGGCGCAACACCTCCTCAAAGACCAGGTCCCGATGACACCTATCGCCCACTCGACGGTGTTCCAACCCATGCGCGCCAACGTTCAGGACTTCAAGATCAGCCCCTTTGGCCTGAACTCGTTCTACGGCGTCAGCATCAGCAAATAA
- a CDS encoding cupin domain-containing protein, with product MTADRIGERLRRYRRAAKKTLRQIASESGLTASFLSQAERNLTGVSISSLVNIAKSLNVPLNALFDQPTQAQPDSHDGKRVRYTIEGQPLSYERLSSSFPGNLINAVKMNIPVGYQSELISHDGAEFSYVLSGQIVYTIEGQQYPLGAGDSVHFDSTKPHYLANAGNGPAEVLTVTTMGLFDDHSAA from the coding sequence ATGACCGCAGACCGCATCGGCGAACGCCTGCGTCGCTATCGCCGCGCCGCCAAGAAAACCCTGCGTCAGATCGCCAGCGAATCCGGTCTGACCGCCAGTTTCCTCTCCCAGGCGGAACGCAATCTCACCGGAGTCTCGATCTCCTCCCTGGTCAACATTGCCAAGTCCCTGAACGTTCCGCTGAACGCCCTCTTCGACCAGCCGACCCAGGCACAACCCGACTCCCACGACGGCAAGCGGGTGCGCTACACCATCGAAGGCCAGCCCCTGTCCTACGAGCGGCTGTCCAGTTCCTTTCCCGGCAACCTGATCAACGCGGTGAAGATGAACATACCGGTGGGCTACCAGTCGGAACTGATCTCCCATGATGGCGCCGAGTTCTCCTACGTTCTTTCGGGGCAGATTGTCTACACCATCGAGGGGCAGCAGTACCCCCTCGGCGCCGGCGACTCGGTGCACTTCGACTCGACCAAACCGCACTACCTGGCTAACGCTGGCAACGGCCCGGCAGAAGTATTGACCGTCACGACCATGGGCCTGTTCGACGACCATTCAGCGGCCTGA
- a CDS encoding SIMPL domain-containing protein (The SIMPL domain is named for its presence in mouse protein SIMPL (signalling molecule that associates with mouse pelle-like kinase). Bacterial member BP26, from Brucella, was shown to assemble into a channel-like structure, while YggE from E. coli has been associated with resistance to oxidative stress.), with product MHTFSRSAALLALSAGTLASLPALAADELHYNQISLRAEVSQEVARDLMIVTLYSESQNADPAKLAAEITTTMNKALGQARQVKDITLRQGSRNSYPIYDTKGQKITGWRERAELRLESSDFAALSKLTGELLTDLKMGGMDFAIADPTRKASEDKLLKEAVDAFKARAQLTTEALGGKGYKIVNLNLNSNGYPQPYLRGPVMMKAAGMDAAPVTPEVEAGTSQVSMTADGSIEVLMP from the coding sequence ATGCATACATTCAGTCGCAGCGCCGCCCTTCTCGCCCTCAGCGCCGGCACCCTCGCCAGCCTGCCGGCCCTGGCCGCCGATGAACTTCATTACAACCAGATCTCCCTGCGCGCCGAAGTCAGTCAGGAAGTGGCCCGCGACCTGATGATCGTCACCCTCTACAGCGAATCGCAGAACGCCGACCCGGCCAAGCTCGCCGCGGAAATCACCACCACTATGAACAAGGCCCTGGGCCAGGCACGCCAGGTCAAGGACATCACCTTGCGCCAGGGCAGCCGCAACAGCTACCCGATCTACGACACCAAGGGCCAGAAGATCACCGGCTGGCGCGAGCGCGCCGAACTGCGCCTGGAAAGCTCGGACTTCGCCGCGCTGTCCAAGCTCACCGGCGAACTGCTGACCGACCTGAAGATGGGCGGGATGGATTTCGCCATCGCCGACCCGACCCGCAAGGCCAGCGAAGACAAACTGCTCAAGGAAGCGGTCGATGCCTTCAAGGCTCGTGCGCAGCTGACCACCGAAGCGCTGGGAGGCAAGGGCTACAAGATCGTCAACCTGAACCTCAACAGCAACGGTTATCCACAACCGTATCTGCGCGGACCGGTGATGATGAAAGCCGCGGGCATGGATGCGGCGCCGGTCACTCCGGAAGTCGAGGCCGGCACCAGCCAGGTCAGCATGACCGCCGATGGCTCGATCGAAGTCCTGATGCCGTAA
- a CDS encoding ATP-binding protein: protein MLAPVQLLSATRQNLWRLTFIRILVLAAQAGSVGLAYWFDLLPLPWLQLAVTLGLSLILCAFTAIRLRTSWPVTELEYAVQLACDLFIHSALLYFSGGSTNPFVSYYLVPLTIAAVTLPWRYSVVLSGIALTMYTLLLAQFYPLQTFPIARENLQIYGMWLSFALAAAVITFFAARMAEELRRQEELRAIRREEGLRDQQLLAVATQAAGAAHELGTPLATMSVLLKEMRQDHLDPMLQDDLGVLQDQVKLCKETLQQLVRAAEANRRLAVEMQDVTVWLDEALNRWHLMRPEASYRFQLLGKGTMPRLAPPPDLTQALLNLLNNAADACPEGLEVQLDWDAENLTISIRDHGAGVPLAIAEQIGKPFFTTKGKGFGLGLFLSKASVTRAGGSVKLYSHEEGGTLTELRLPHGARGDQHE from the coding sequence ATGCTCGCCCCCGTACAACTGCTTTCCGCCACTCGCCAGAACCTCTGGCGTCTGACTTTCATCCGCATCCTGGTTCTGGCCGCTCAGGCCGGCTCGGTGGGGCTCGCCTACTGGTTCGACCTGCTACCGCTGCCCTGGCTGCAACTGGCCGTCACCCTGGGCCTGTCGCTGATCCTCTGCGCCTTCACCGCCATTCGCCTGCGCACCTCGTGGCCGGTCACCGAGCTGGAATATGCCGTGCAACTGGCTTGTGATTTGTTTATCCACAGCGCCCTGTTGTATTTCTCCGGCGGTTCGACCAACCCCTTCGTCTCCTATTACCTGGTGCCGCTGACAATCGCCGCCGTGACCTTGCCATGGCGCTATTCGGTGGTCCTTTCCGGTATCGCGCTGACCATGTACACCTTGCTGCTGGCGCAGTTCTACCCGCTGCAGACTTTCCCCATCGCCCGGGAGAACCTGCAGATCTACGGGATGTGGCTGAGCTTCGCCCTAGCCGCGGCGGTGATCACCTTCTTCGCCGCGAGAATGGCCGAGGAGCTGCGGCGGCAGGAGGAGCTACGGGCGATCCGCCGCGAAGAGGGCCTGCGCGACCAGCAGTTGCTGGCTGTCGCGACCCAGGCCGCTGGCGCCGCCCACGAGCTGGGAACGCCCCTGGCGACCATGAGCGTACTGCTCAAGGAAATGCGCCAGGACCACCTCGACCCAATGCTGCAAGATGACCTGGGCGTGCTCCAGGACCAGGTCAAACTGTGCAAGGAAACCCTGCAGCAACTGGTGCGCGCCGCCGAGGCCAACCGCCGGCTGGCGGTGGAGATGCAGGATGTCACCGTCTGGCTCGACGAAGCGCTGAACCGCTGGCACCTGATGCGCCCCGAAGCCAGCTACCGCTTCCAATTGCTGGGCAAGGGCACGATGCCGCGGCTGGCGCCGCCGCCGGACCTGACCCAGGCGTTGCTCAACCTGCTGAACAATGCAGCCGATGCTTGTCCGGAAGGGCTGGAAGTCCAGCTGGATTGGGACGCCGAGAACCTGACCATCAGTATTCGTGACCACGGCGCCGGTGTGCCGCTGGCCATCGCCGAGCAGATCGGCAAACCGTTTTTTACCACCAAGGGCAAAGGTTTCGGCCTGGGCCTGTTTTTGAGCAAAGCCAGCGTGACACGCGCCGGCGGCTCAGTGAAACTCTACAGTCATGAGGAAGGCGGCACGCTCACCGAGCTGCGCCTGCCCCACGGCGCCCGAGGAGACCAACATGAGTGA
- a CDS encoding response regulator transcription factor, whose amino-acid sequence MSDEIQVEGEELPHLLLVDDDATFTRVMARAMSRRGFRVSTAGSAEEGLALAQQDLPDFAALDLKMDGDSGLVLLPKLLELDPEMRVVILTGYSSIATAVEAIKRGACNYLCKPADADDVLAALLSEHADLDTLVPENPMSVDRLQWEHIQRVLTEHEGNISATARALGMHRRTLQRKLQKRPVRR is encoded by the coding sequence ATGAGTGACGAAATCCAAGTCGAAGGCGAAGAACTGCCGCATCTGTTGCTGGTGGATGACGACGCCACCTTCACCCGGGTGATGGCGCGGGCCATGAGCCGTCGCGGCTTTCGCGTCAGCACCGCGGGTTCCGCCGAGGAAGGCCTGGCCCTCGCCCAGCAGGACCTGCCGGACTTCGCCGCGCTGGACCTGAAGATGGACGGCGACTCCGGCCTGGTGCTGCTGCCCAAGCTGCTTGAGCTCGATCCGGAAATGCGCGTGGTGATCCTCACCGGTTATTCGAGCATCGCCACCGCGGTCGAAGCGATCAAGCGCGGCGCCTGCAACTACCTGTGCAAACCGGCGGACGCCGACGACGTACTGGCCGCGCTGCTCTCCGAGCACGCCGACCTCGACACCCTGGTGCCGGAAAACCCGATGTCGGTGGACCGCCTGCAATGGGAGCACATCCAGCGGGTGCTGACCGAACATGAAGGCAACATCTCCGCCACTGCCCGTGCCCTGGGCATGCACCGCCGAACGCTGCAGCGCAAGTTGCAGAAGCGCCCGGTTCGTCGCTGA